From Miscanthus floridulus cultivar M001 chromosome 15, ASM1932011v1, whole genome shotgun sequence, the proteins below share one genomic window:
- the LOC136507648 gene encoding uncharacterized protein, producing the protein MENPGAFMGTPFYLVGAPWPMLDSGAEKTPHSLQDADDCVLCSQPSEMMDHLLVACVFCGEVWYKVLQVLGLQQLTPNLVESFCEWWLQARKRVPKVRRRDFDVLVLLVSWMIWKERNARTYRAEVRSSSQLVLAIKEEALQWDHAAYRHIRSLIVSG; encoded by the coding sequence ATGGAAAACCCCGGTGCCTTCATGGGTACACCATTTTATCTGGTTGGTGCTCCATGGCCGATGCTGGACAGCGGCGCAGAGAAAACGCCACACAGCTTGCAAGACGCCGATGATTGCGTCCTGTGTTCGCAGCCTTCTGAGATGATGGACCACCTCCTGGTTGCCTGCGTGTTCTGTGGGGAAGTTTGGTACAAGGTGCTTCAGGTGCTCGGGTTGCAGCAGCTTACCCCGAACCTGGTCGAGTCCTTCTGTGAGTGGTGGCTGCAGGCAAGAAAGCGAGTTCCTAAAGTTCGCAGAAGAGATTTCGACGTGCTTGTCCTCCTTGTCAGTTGGATGATTTGGAAGGAGAGGAATGCCAGGACGTACAGAGCTGAGGTGCGGTCGTCGTCTCAATTAGTATTGGCGATCAAAGAAGAGGCCTTGCAGTGGGATCATGCTGCGTATAGGCACATCAGGTCCCTCATTGTTTCAGGGTGA